Proteins encoded in a region of the Antedon mediterranea chromosome 2, ecAntMedi1.1, whole genome shotgun sequence genome:
- the LOC140040176 gene encoding uncharacterized protein, whose protein sequence is MSNSKLSTLFFNKKRLILNHNGATREIQCGRSNFYTQAKSDVETQTDRACMDCQKCHNLLGIGQRQKEEIDKLLMQVDQERGVRINAEQLANIAETESADFRQQLFLEKTHVIKIEADLSNLQGELKRVMSTSNCVKAKNELLCEGTEASRLRIAELEERVQQLNGGVIEPRQQNNKAELTSAHAKLSKSKAKVKELQSKLALAEEEIKKLKNANRILKAPDFLSQSEDHRTDKATARKSSTDPDRKSMDLQRRRVPSVPPPSFKTVMKAQTKSNLIKSKSHVATLTKPTLVPRKTKSKSFLANRDSSCQMSQKKKNVKAKGKLERSQKIQEKLDRFENSTQDQPKGKQEKKPKKKEKHVKSKNSSQIPVKSKGFLDKLLSKSQEHEDKGKAKYLKNSSLDLPDIEFLFTDSGKKPIPLHTTPSIVISSFESGSDWSSSEEEQWIDLTKSGEFTSSQKMHDDDRHRHQAPPPIAPKPGRKPLSYVEGGSPVPPPSRGRSPTPSKPLPQLPISQRRTPSPRPSSPHCRASSPFMQQSQWKLDPHSRTSTHHHGDIPYFDENNKEYKPQLTGYQRAKGPAGRRRPHSKGKKADDQEMSPGHRHMNGIV, encoded by the exons ATGTCAAATAGTAAGCTTTCAACGCTGTTCTTTAACAAGAAGAGATTAATTCTAAATCATAATGGAGCAACGAGAGAAATTCAATGTGGACGGAGTAACTTCTACACGCAAGCAAAAAGTGACGTTGAAACACAAACCGACCGAGCTTGTATGGATTGCCAGAAATGTCATAATCTACTCGGGATTGGGCAAAGACAGAAAGAGGAGATTGATAAGTTGTTGATGCAGGTCGATCAAGAACGTGGCGTGCGTATCAACGCAGAACAATTGGCAAATATTGCGGAAACAGAATCAGCTGATTTTAGACAGCAGTTATTTCTTGAGAAGACACATGTTATAAAGATTGAGGCTGACTTATCAAACTTGCAG GGTGAATTAAAAAGGGTTATGAGCACGTCAAACTGCGTCAAGGCAAAGAACGAGTTGCTCTGTGAGGGAACAGAGGCATCAAGATTAAGA ATTGCAGAGTTAGAGGAAAGAGTCCAACAGCTCAATGGTGGTgttat TGAACCTagacaacaaaacaacaaagcaGAACTCACAAGTGCTCATGCTAAGTTGAGCAAATCAAAAGCTAAAGTAAAAG aACTTCAAAGTAAATTAGCACTAGCTGAAGAAGAAATTAAGAAATTGAAAAATGCAAACAGAATATTAAAAGC gCCAGATTTTCTATCTCAGAGTGAAGATCATAGAACGGACAAAGCCACAGCAAGAAAGTCTAGCACAGATCCCGACAGAAAAAGCATGGACTTG CAACGTCGGCGAGTACCATCAGTTCCACCTCCAAGCTTCAAGACTGTCATGAAGGCGCAGACAAAATCCAACCTTATTAAATCAAAATCACACGTAGCCACGCTAACAAAACCCACTCTGGTTccaagaaaaacaaaatcaaagtcGTTTCTCGCTAACAGAGATTCGTCATGTCAAATGTCCCAGAAGAAGAAGAATGTTAAAGCTAAAGGAAAACTGGAAAGATCGcagaaaatacaagaaaaacTTGACCGGTTCGAAAATAGTACGCAAGACCAACCGAAGGGGAaacaagaaaagaaacccaagaagaaagaaaaacatGTAAAATCTAAAAACAGTTCACAAATACCAGTTAAATCCAAAGGGTTCCTTGATAAACTTTTGTCAAAGTCACAAGAACATGAAGACAAGGGTAAAGCAAAGTATTTGAAGAATTCAAGTTTGGATCTACCGGATATTGAGTTTCTTTTTACAGACTCTGGAAAGAAACCAATCCCTTTGCACACCACTCCATCTATAG TGATCAGTAGTTTTGAAAGTGGTAGTGATTGGTCATCTAGTGAAGAAGAGCAATGGATAGATCTGACTAAATCTGGAGAATTTACATCATCTCAGAAGATGCATGACGATGACAG ACATAGGCATCAAGCTCCACCGCCTATTGCTCCTAAACCTGGCCGCAAACCTTTATCGTACGTTGAAGGTGGTTCACCGGTGCCGCCACCATCAAGAGGACGTTCTCCAACTCCTAGTAAGCCACTGCCTCAACTTCCTATTTCGCAACGAAGGACGCCATCGCCGCGACCATCTTCACCACATTGTCGTGCTTCATCCCCTTTCATGCAGCAGTCACAGTGGAAACTGGACCCACACAGTCGGACCAGTACTCATCACCATGGGGACATTCCATACTTTGATGAG AATAACAAGGAGTACAAGCCACAACTTACTGGGTATCAAAGGGCTAAAGGTCCAGCCGGGAGAAGGCGGCCCCACAGTAAAGGAAAGAAAGCTGATGACCAAGAAATGAGTCCTGGACATCGACACATGAACGGAATAGTATGA
- the LOC140040175 gene encoding oxysterols receptor LXR-alpha-like isoform X3, giving the protein MGQTLNTTTTNPLTQQVKKEPPDGGYETFSSYPHHGDMRSGGIIPASQVSPSSTSQTSPMMDGQTIAKRRKGPAPRMDLELCLVCGDRASGFHYNALSCEGCKGFFRRSITKNAVYKCTRGGNCEMDMYMRRKCQECRLRKCRDVGMLAECLLTEEQCKSKRQRKMLKKQQQSFDLPSPQQSGEDISATVFQLSDDQQLIIETLVNSHKELEIPGPEDLHKVTPWLETNNWKGKLQGTTEPWLESQQQNNTPLPSTLPNLQKVDGEALQCRFAHITELTILTIQLIVEFSKKIPGFLELSREDQIVLLKGSAIEIMLLRTALRYDVENDAIMFGNEQPYTRKQLHDGGIGDLVDPMFDFAKGMSELDLDYTEYVLLMAVAILSSDRPSVQDKEKVDEVQEGYLEILRSYLRIRRPKETLLLPKVLMKLTELRTLNNSHSELLFQLKLADQKIPPLLSEIWDVNA; this is encoded by the exons atCCTTTGACGCAGCAGGTAAAAAAAGAGCCTCCAGATGGAGGTTACGAAACGTTTTCCTCGTATCCCCACCACGGGGATATGAGGTCAGGGGGAATAATCCCTGCATCTCAAGTTTCCCCTTCTTCTACCTCACAAACATCCCCGATGATGGATGGACAAACGATAGCTAAAAGGCGGAAGGGGCCGGCACCACGTATGGACCTAGAGTTATGTTTAGTCTGTGGTGATCGCGCATCTGGGTTCCATTATAATGCTCTAAGCTGTGAGGGATGTAAAG GTTTTTTCCGACGAAGTATCACAAAAAATGCAGTATATAAATGCACAAGAGGAGGCAATTGCGAGATGGATATGTACATGAGACGGAAATGTCAAGAATGTCGTTTACGAAAGTGTCGCGACGTAGGGATGTTAGCAGAAT GTTTATTAACGGAAGAACAATGTAAATCAAAACGACAACGAAAAATGCTTAAAAAACAGCAACAATCCTTTGACCTACCATCTCCGCAGCAGAGTGGCGAAGACATTAGCGCCACCGTCTTTCAACTATCTGACGATCAACAACTGATTATAGAAACGTTGGTGAATTCACACAAAGAGTTAGAAATTCCGGGACCGGAGGACTTGCATAAAGTTACA CCGTGGTTAGAGACCAATAACTGGAAAGGGAAATTACAAGGTACAACCGAG CCTTGGCTTGAAagtcaacaacaaaataatactcCTCTCCCGTCAACTCTTCCCAATTTACAAAAAGTGGATGGAGAAGCGCTTCAATGCCGTTTTGCACATATTACAGAGCTTACTATACTCACAATTCAGCTGATTGTAGAGTTTAGTAAAAAGATACCAGGATTTTTGGAACTCAGTCGTGAAGACCAGATAGTCCTTTTAAag GGTTCTGCTATTGAAATTATGCTGTTGCGTACTGCTTTAAGGTACGATGTGGAGAATGACGCTATTATGTTTGGTAATGAACAGCCTTACACACGAAAGCAGCTTCACGATGGCGGAATTGGAGATCTTGTTGATCCTATGTTTGATTTTGCAAAAGGGATGTCCGAGTTGGATTTGGATTATACTGAATATGTCCTGTTAATGGCAGTTGCTATACTCTCTTCTG ATCGACCGTCTGTACAAGACAAAGAAAAAGTTGACGAAGTCCAAGAGGGTTATCTTGAGATTTTAAGATCATATTTACGTATACGACGACCAAAAGAGACATTATTATTACCAAAGGTTTTGATGAAACTTACAGAATTAAGGACACTAAACAACAGTCACTCAGAGCTATTGTTTCAGTTAAAATTAGCTGATCAAAAGATTCCTCCGCTGCTGTCTGAGATATGGGATGTAAACGCTTAA
- the LOC140040175 gene encoding oxysterols receptor LXR-alpha-like isoform X4: MCDSSTNGMTSPVQSPYPDPLTQQVKKEPPDGGYETFSSYPHHGDMRSGGIIPASQVSPSSTSQTSPMMDGQTIAKRRKGPAPRMDLELCLVCGDRASGFHYNALSCEGCKGFFRRSITKNAVYKCTRGGNCEMDMYMRRKCQECRLRKCRDVGMLAECLLTEEQCKSKRQRKMLKKQQQSFDLPSPQQSGEDISATVFQLSDDQQLIIETLVNSHKELEIPGPEDLHKVTPWLESQQQNNTPLPSTLPNLQKVDGEALQCRFAHITELTILTIQLIVEFSKKIPGFLELSREDQIVLLKGSAIEIMLLRTALRYDVENDAIMFGNEQPYTRKQLHDGGIGDLVDPMFDFAKGMSELDLDYTEYVLLMAVAILSSDRPSVQDKEKVDEVQEGYLEILRSYLRIRRPKETLLLPKVLMKLTELRTLNNSHSELLFQLKLADQKIPPLLSEIWDVNA, translated from the exons atCCTTTGACGCAGCAGGTAAAAAAAGAGCCTCCAGATGGAGGTTACGAAACGTTTTCCTCGTATCCCCACCACGGGGATATGAGGTCAGGGGGAATAATCCCTGCATCTCAAGTTTCCCCTTCTTCTACCTCACAAACATCCCCGATGATGGATGGACAAACGATAGCTAAAAGGCGGAAGGGGCCGGCACCACGTATGGACCTAGAGTTATGTTTAGTCTGTGGTGATCGCGCATCTGGGTTCCATTATAATGCTCTAAGCTGTGAGGGATGTAAAG GTTTTTTCCGACGAAGTATCACAAAAAATGCAGTATATAAATGCACAAGAGGAGGCAATTGCGAGATGGATATGTACATGAGACGGAAATGTCAAGAATGTCGTTTACGAAAGTGTCGCGACGTAGGGATGTTAGCAGAAT GTTTATTAACGGAAGAACAATGTAAATCAAAACGACAACGAAAAATGCTTAAAAAACAGCAACAATCCTTTGACCTACCATCTCCGCAGCAGAGTGGCGAAGACATTAGCGCCACCGTCTTTCAACTATCTGACGATCAACAACTGATTATAGAAACGTTGGTGAATTCACACAAAGAGTTAGAAATTCCGGGACCGGAGGACTTGCATAAAGTTACA CCTTGGCTTGAAagtcaacaacaaaataatactcCTCTCCCGTCAACTCTTCCCAATTTACAAAAAGTGGATGGAGAAGCGCTTCAATGCCGTTTTGCACATATTACAGAGCTTACTATACTCACAATTCAGCTGATTGTAGAGTTTAGTAAAAAGATACCAGGATTTTTGGAACTCAGTCGTGAAGACCAGATAGTCCTTTTAAag GGTTCTGCTATTGAAATTATGCTGTTGCGTACTGCTTTAAGGTACGATGTGGAGAATGACGCTATTATGTTTGGTAATGAACAGCCTTACACACGAAAGCAGCTTCACGATGGCGGAATTGGAGATCTTGTTGATCCTATGTTTGATTTTGCAAAAGGGATGTCCGAGTTGGATTTGGATTATACTGAATATGTCCTGTTAATGGCAGTTGCTATACTCTCTTCTG ATCGACCGTCTGTACAAGACAAAGAAAAAGTTGACGAAGTCCAAGAGGGTTATCTTGAGATTTTAAGATCATATTTACGTATACGACGACCAAAAGAGACATTATTATTACCAAAGGTTTTGATGAAACTTACAGAATTAAGGACACTAAACAACAGTCACTCAGAGCTATTGTTTCAGTTAAAATTAGCTGATCAAAAGATTCCTCCGCTGCTGTCTGAGATATGGGATGTAAACGCTTAA
- the LOC140040175 gene encoding oxysterols receptor LXR-alpha-like isoform X2 has product MDYSHGFTQVYTSDPLTQQVKKEPPDGGYETFSSYPHHGDMRSGGIIPASQVSPSSTSQTSPMMDGQTIAKRRKGPAPRMDLELCLVCGDRASGFHYNALSCEGCKGFFRRSITKNAVYKCTRGGNCEMDMYMRRKCQECRLRKCRDVGMLAECLLTEEQCKSKRQRKMLKKQQQSFDLPSPQQSGEDISATVFQLSDDQQLIIETLVNSHKELEIPGPEDLHKVTPWLETNNWKGKLQGTTEPWLESQQQNNTPLPSTLPNLQKVDGEALQCRFAHITELTILTIQLIVEFSKKIPGFLELSREDQIVLLKGSAIEIMLLRTALRYDVENDAIMFGNEQPYTRKQLHDGGIGDLVDPMFDFAKGMSELDLDYTEYVLLMAVAILSSDRPSVQDKEKVDEVQEGYLEILRSYLRIRRPKETLLLPKVLMKLTELRTLNNSHSELLFQLKLADQKIPPLLSEIWDVNA; this is encoded by the exons atCCTTTGACGCAGCAGGTAAAAAAAGAGCCTCCAGATGGAGGTTACGAAACGTTTTCCTCGTATCCCCACCACGGGGATATGAGGTCAGGGGGAATAATCCCTGCATCTCAAGTTTCCCCTTCTTCTACCTCACAAACATCCCCGATGATGGATGGACAAACGATAGCTAAAAGGCGGAAGGGGCCGGCACCACGTATGGACCTAGAGTTATGTTTAGTCTGTGGTGATCGCGCATCTGGGTTCCATTATAATGCTCTAAGCTGTGAGGGATGTAAAG GTTTTTTCCGACGAAGTATCACAAAAAATGCAGTATATAAATGCACAAGAGGAGGCAATTGCGAGATGGATATGTACATGAGACGGAAATGTCAAGAATGTCGTTTACGAAAGTGTCGCGACGTAGGGATGTTAGCAGAAT GTTTATTAACGGAAGAACAATGTAAATCAAAACGACAACGAAAAATGCTTAAAAAACAGCAACAATCCTTTGACCTACCATCTCCGCAGCAGAGTGGCGAAGACATTAGCGCCACCGTCTTTCAACTATCTGACGATCAACAACTGATTATAGAAACGTTGGTGAATTCACACAAAGAGTTAGAAATTCCGGGACCGGAGGACTTGCATAAAGTTACA CCGTGGTTAGAGACCAATAACTGGAAAGGGAAATTACAAGGTACAACCGAG CCTTGGCTTGAAagtcaacaacaaaataatactcCTCTCCCGTCAACTCTTCCCAATTTACAAAAAGTGGATGGAGAAGCGCTTCAATGCCGTTTTGCACATATTACAGAGCTTACTATACTCACAATTCAGCTGATTGTAGAGTTTAGTAAAAAGATACCAGGATTTTTGGAACTCAGTCGTGAAGACCAGATAGTCCTTTTAAag GGTTCTGCTATTGAAATTATGCTGTTGCGTACTGCTTTAAGGTACGATGTGGAGAATGACGCTATTATGTTTGGTAATGAACAGCCTTACACACGAAAGCAGCTTCACGATGGCGGAATTGGAGATCTTGTTGATCCTATGTTTGATTTTGCAAAAGGGATGTCCGAGTTGGATTTGGATTATACTGAATATGTCCTGTTAATGGCAGTTGCTATACTCTCTTCTG ATCGACCGTCTGTACAAGACAAAGAAAAAGTTGACGAAGTCCAAGAGGGTTATCTTGAGATTTTAAGATCATATTTACGTATACGACGACCAAAAGAGACATTATTATTACCAAAGGTTTTGATGAAACTTACAGAATTAAGGACACTAAACAACAGTCACTCAGAGCTATTGTTTCAGTTAAAATTAGCTGATCAAAAGATTCCTCCGCTGCTGTCTGAGATATGGGATGTAAACGCTTAA
- the LOC140040175 gene encoding oxysterols receptor LXR-alpha-like isoform X1 — translation MCDSSTNGMTSPVQSPYPDPLTQQVKKEPPDGGYETFSSYPHHGDMRSGGIIPASQVSPSSTSQTSPMMDGQTIAKRRKGPAPRMDLELCLVCGDRASGFHYNALSCEGCKGFFRRSITKNAVYKCTRGGNCEMDMYMRRKCQECRLRKCRDVGMLAECLLTEEQCKSKRQRKMLKKQQQSFDLPSPQQSGEDISATVFQLSDDQQLIIETLVNSHKELEIPGPEDLHKVTPWLETNNWKGKLQGTTEPWLESQQQNNTPLPSTLPNLQKVDGEALQCRFAHITELTILTIQLIVEFSKKIPGFLELSREDQIVLLKGSAIEIMLLRTALRYDVENDAIMFGNEQPYTRKQLHDGGIGDLVDPMFDFAKGMSELDLDYTEYVLLMAVAILSSDRPSVQDKEKVDEVQEGYLEILRSYLRIRRPKETLLLPKVLMKLTELRTLNNSHSELLFQLKLADQKIPPLLSEIWDVNA, via the exons atCCTTTGACGCAGCAGGTAAAAAAAGAGCCTCCAGATGGAGGTTACGAAACGTTTTCCTCGTATCCCCACCACGGGGATATGAGGTCAGGGGGAATAATCCCTGCATCTCAAGTTTCCCCTTCTTCTACCTCACAAACATCCCCGATGATGGATGGACAAACGATAGCTAAAAGGCGGAAGGGGCCGGCACCACGTATGGACCTAGAGTTATGTTTAGTCTGTGGTGATCGCGCATCTGGGTTCCATTATAATGCTCTAAGCTGTGAGGGATGTAAAG GTTTTTTCCGACGAAGTATCACAAAAAATGCAGTATATAAATGCACAAGAGGAGGCAATTGCGAGATGGATATGTACATGAGACGGAAATGTCAAGAATGTCGTTTACGAAAGTGTCGCGACGTAGGGATGTTAGCAGAAT GTTTATTAACGGAAGAACAATGTAAATCAAAACGACAACGAAAAATGCTTAAAAAACAGCAACAATCCTTTGACCTACCATCTCCGCAGCAGAGTGGCGAAGACATTAGCGCCACCGTCTTTCAACTATCTGACGATCAACAACTGATTATAGAAACGTTGGTGAATTCACACAAAGAGTTAGAAATTCCGGGACCGGAGGACTTGCATAAAGTTACA CCGTGGTTAGAGACCAATAACTGGAAAGGGAAATTACAAGGTACAACCGAG CCTTGGCTTGAAagtcaacaacaaaataatactcCTCTCCCGTCAACTCTTCCCAATTTACAAAAAGTGGATGGAGAAGCGCTTCAATGCCGTTTTGCACATATTACAGAGCTTACTATACTCACAATTCAGCTGATTGTAGAGTTTAGTAAAAAGATACCAGGATTTTTGGAACTCAGTCGTGAAGACCAGATAGTCCTTTTAAag GGTTCTGCTATTGAAATTATGCTGTTGCGTACTGCTTTAAGGTACGATGTGGAGAATGACGCTATTATGTTTGGTAATGAACAGCCTTACACACGAAAGCAGCTTCACGATGGCGGAATTGGAGATCTTGTTGATCCTATGTTTGATTTTGCAAAAGGGATGTCCGAGTTGGATTTGGATTATACTGAATATGTCCTGTTAATGGCAGTTGCTATACTCTCTTCTG ATCGACCGTCTGTACAAGACAAAGAAAAAGTTGACGAAGTCCAAGAGGGTTATCTTGAGATTTTAAGATCATATTTACGTATACGACGACCAAAAGAGACATTATTATTACCAAAGGTTTTGATGAAACTTACAGAATTAAGGACACTAAACAACAGTCACTCAGAGCTATTGTTTCAGTTAAAATTAGCTGATCAAAAGATTCCTCCGCTGCTGTCTGAGATATGGGATGTAAACGCTTAA